The following DNA comes from Lemur catta isolate mLemCat1 chromosome 19, mLemCat1.pri, whole genome shotgun sequence.
TTGGAGGGCCGGCGTTTCCGTATCTCGACTGCCCCCGTCACTCTGcgggccccgccccctgcccagAAGTGCGGGTTGTTCCAACACCTGGCCGGAGCTCAATCAGAGACCCGAGCCGCCCGGCGCTAAGCACCCGAACCTCGGACTGGGGCTCCCCTGCTCTATATGCCTCCCCAAATCGGAAACCAGCTGAATTTCTAATGCTCGTACATCAATTCCCTCCGCGCCCCCACTACCCGTTCCGCAGGAGCTGGAATGCAAAAATCTTGGATTTGGGCATACCTTTCCCTCTGACAAGCAGTGTAACCTGCAAAAAGTAATGACTTCTTTtcaggcctcagtctccccatctgtacaatgggggaAGGTCTCCAGCTCTCTCCCCTACACTCATTTCCCAGAGTATAATCAATGGCTCAGAAAAGAGCTTTCCGAAAGCGCGTTCAAACGTGCTCTGCAACTTTCAGCTTCACATTGGCCCATGGGCGTTGTTATTattgtcctttttgtttttaggtGGCGCTAAAGCATGCGGGGTTGGAGGATGGCTCTTAGCGGAAAACGTCAGAtagttcaaatcccaactccacACAGTCTCACGCTGTGTGTTCCCTGGGACAAGTCGGTTCCGCTCCCTGGGCCTCGGTTTTCCCACCCGTACAATGGGAGCGATCACCTGTCCTCCACCGAGCAGTTGGGAGGCCTGGACCCCGGCCTCGCACCGCTCATCCCCCCCCTGCTGGGCGCTCGGCAAATGTTAGTTCTCCCCTCTTTGCCCCCTttgacagatgggaaaactgagaccccGGAAGGGGCGGCCGCCGGCTCCGTGGGCCCCAAGAGGCCCCTCCACGGCCGGCAGcgcccaggcccctccctcctccgccCCACTTCCCCCAGCGGCGAAGGGGAGGAggccgggcggggccggggccggtgTACCTGGTGTCCGCGCGGGGAGGTGACCGGCGGGGCGCCCGAGGTCGAGCTCGGCGATCCCGGGCCCTGAGTCCCGGCTCCCGCTTCCTGGCTCTGGCGGGGCAGGAAGTTGGGGCGTTTTTCCGGAGGCCCCTGCCCCGCCGCCCCTCCTCGCTTCctgcccgcgccccgcgcccgcccggcaCCTCCGCTTCCTTCCCCTTCTCGCCGCCCGCCGGGCCCTCCCTTCcgcgccccgcccggccccgcggctccggctccggccgcgccccgcccccgcccggccgcTCCCTCCCGGCCGTCGGGCCGTCCGCTGCGCGGGCTCGGGGCTCTGATCTCCCGGCCGCGCGGGCCCGGGGCGAGTCCTGCGCCCCCGTCCGCCCAGCCTGAGCGGCAGCCTCCCTGCATTCCGTCCCTGCCCCTGTGGTTCTCTCggtcttcctctcctccttcgcTCCTCTGGGTGTGTTTCCGTCTGTGTCCTTCTGTCTGGCTCCCCGTCTCCGTCGGGGtctctcccgccttggcctccgcTTCTCCCCGCTGTCCCTCCTGTCCTTCAttttctccctcacagcctcctcccctctGAGCCTCCGTCTCTGTCGTTTGCCCCACTGTCGCTTTCCCTCAGGGCCTCGGAGTCAGCCTCTCCGTGTCCGTTCTCAGCGGCCCCTCTTCCTGGTCTCTCTCTTCCTCGCCTCTGTCTCGGCCCCTCTCTCCGTGCCTCTCTGTCTGGAGCTCTGTCTCTCTGATTCCCTGCGTCTCCTAACTGTCCCCGTGCCTCAGTGTctgtcctctccctctctcaGGAACCGTGTGTGTCAGTGCTTCTCTGTCATTGCCCCTGGGTCTCCCCATCGTCCCCAAGTTAGGGCCACAAACTCTGCAATACCCCTCTATCAGTCTAGCCATGGAGGAAGGGTGGCCTCGGTCTGCTTTCTGTACCAGTCCCTCAAGATAGTCCCCTGCGTTTCCCGGGCTTAAATATGCGTAAATAATTCGGTAGCCACACCCCCTCTTTGCTCTGGGGTGAGGCCCTCGAGGGAGGCCAAACCAGTCCTTAAACTGGGATGGGGACTTCCCCAAGagacttcctgtttctctctggGGGGCAGCCAAGACTGGCTACCTGTGACCCggtgtggggggtgggcaggggatggCTCGGCCGGGATTGCAGGGTCTGAGAGAAGGCTGGGGCCAAGCTCCTGGGTCCTAgggaaggtgggggggggagtGGGAATCGGTCCCCATGAGATCCATGACTCCTGCCAAGGTCTGCAGTTGGGAAGGATTTATTATCACTAAGTGGCCATGACAGATCAGGGAGGAGGGGGTGACACTAACGAGGCTGCTACAATCAGCTCCCCTAGAGGCAGCGATTAAGGCTCATTACCCGCTggggagggagcctgggaaagGCAGCAGGGGGAggactgggctgggggaggatggGACAGTCTAGAGGGAAGAACAGTAGGACACCCAGGAGTAGtctggggaggcctggggggagaagagagaggacacCCCGCGGCAGAAGATGACTGAGGAAGCTCCCAGGGAAGACTGCGGAGAGCTTGTTCCAGGGGAGTGAGGACAGACGCTGGAATTGGGGCACAGCAGGCAGGGGCAGCCTGGTGGGGGCGAGGGGTGTCATGGCTTCTCCAGCTGGACGTCTCCGATGTTGAGGCTGCCCACATCCTGGTAGGTGCCCTGGAGGCCCCGGGAGATGTCCTCATACATGGAGCAGTCATCCAGGTTTAAGCCCTGGGGTGGAACGTGGCAGTGGACATCAGTACGCGACActcccagggagagggaggaaccCGCACAGGCCCCCAGcacacctgcccctgcccacccgccCTCCGCTCACCTCATAGAGATTTTCATCTTCATAGTCATCCTGGACATCGACCCCAAACTTCTCGTTCTGCCATCGTttctgtgggggcaggggggggtGAGTGGGGTGAGCAGGGGGAGGtgaatagtaatagtaataaatagtaatattaatagttgccCTGTGGCCAGAGGAGAGGCTGGTGAAGGTCTCGGCTACATCTGGGGGCAACCGcactctggggtgggggcaggaggagagtgaGACACCCCTAGAGAGGGCAGTGAGGACACCCCTGGGGGGAGAATGAGACACTTTTGGGGGGCTGGATGGTGAGGACAATCCTGAAGGGGAAACTAAACAAGGACACCCCTCTGGGCCCAGCACCGATGAAAATGCTTTCatgatattaattcatttaacctgCATAGCCTCTGAGAGTGGGGGGTGCGGTCATTCTCCCAAGTTTTGGGTGGGGAACCTCAGACTTGAGAGGCCCAGCTGGGCACTGGGAGTCACGCAGCCCAAGCCCTCGCCCAGCTGCCTCGGGGGTCCCAGGTGGCTCACCCTGAACAGTAGCAGAGTCCCAGGCACTACGGCACAGAACAGAAGGATGATCCCCTCGGCTGTGATGATGCGGTTCTTGGTGCCCTCCGCCATGTCCAGGAAGGGCCTAGGGGGTGGCTCTGTGAGGAAGGGGTGCTGCTCAGAGCCCTggcacctcctgccctccctggcctcccagccccacccctgcagcaAGGCCTGAGACCCCTGAAGTCCCCACTCTGCATATGGACACATCAGTCACTGTGTCCTGCTGGTTCCAAGCCCACAGTGAAGGTACCAGCTCTCTCCCCAGCTCACAGATGAGTAAACCGAGTGTCCCCAGCTGGAGAGTGGGAcccaggggccagggctgggccactCACCACGGACGCGGAGGTAGGTGCCACAGGAGTGCTGGTGTGGTTCGCCTTCTTCATGGACGAGGCACCTGTACATGCCCCCGTGGCTCTTGTTCACGTTGGGGATGGTCAGCTCACCAGTGAGGTTGTGGCCATAGCCTATGCGCTCCGGGGGCCAGGAATGGTTGCCTTGGATGATGCGAAACCATGTAACCGTGACGTTTTTTCTGCTGTCATTGTACTGGCAGGGAAGGCGGGCCTTATCCCCCACACTCACCGTCACCGATGGCGGGCCCTTGTCCacccacagggcctggcacccaggacCTGCGGAGGGTGGGGTGCGTCAAGACTAGGGACGGGACAGTGGCacaggcccccagccctggcccctgcagCTCCAGCACTGCTGGGtatggagggggaggagggtgaggacaCTCCTGGTGGGGGCGGGAGGGAAAGACACCCTTGGCAGGGGCTGACACACCTTGGTGGGGGGTTAGGGGAGAATGAGGAGAGAAGAAACACTTGGTGGAGAGGAGAATAAAACTCCTGGGGATGGTGAGACACCCCGGGGGCCCTTCTCACCTCTCCAGCACCATCTCTTGCCACCCTCCTGCACACCCACTTTGTGCTTTGGTCCCTGTGAACTCCCTGGTGTTTTGAGGTTTGGTTTCCTGGAACTGGAAGTGCCCCTGCCCAGATAGCTCCTTCCAGAATCAGGTCTGGTATCCCTTCCTCCTGAAGGCTTTCCCGGTCCATGTTCCCACCCTCAGCCTCAGCTAGGCCCTGCACCTGGCACTCTATCTTGTGTAGTCATCACGAAACCCTAGAAGTAGTTtctgtcattatccccattttacaggagggatggctgaggcccaggcaggtgggtTGTCCAGCGTCCCCAGGCAGTCAAGAGTGGCACTGGTTCACACTcccagctctctgagcctctcccTGCCTGGGACTGAGGAGCCAGTCTTTGGGCCTGTGACCTGGGCCTGTCCCTCATTCTCTGCAGCGACTATGTGTCAGCCTAAGAGTTAGAGGGGAGTTCAGCCcttgggctgggggctgggaaggggcccAGCAGGGTGAGGACAGGGATGTctcagagaaagagaggcagCCCAGGCTGGCTCCTCTGGGAAGTCCCAGCTGTCAGCCTCCCCCGCCAGCCCCTGTGACTGCCTCCCCTTCttctggaggtgggaggaagagagaaggaggaagaggtagGGAAAGGGGCCGAGCAACTTCAGGGTCACAGGCTCAAAACTCAGAGGGCTGAGAGCTGCAACCCCTGCTCCCAGTGTCCCCCGAGCGAGCAGCCTTCTCTGAACTCCTCGATGTGGTCATGGCCCTGCCagctggccttgggcagggcaggggagggtgagGACGGGTCCAGGGAGCATCCTCTCCCCCATGCTGAGAAGGGGCGCCCTACATAGGGGTGGGACTGACTGAGATTTACCGCAGAGGGGGAAAAagctttctctcctttctgacACTGAACGCCACCCGcacgtcccctccctgcccccagccctggtgcTCAGTCAAGAGGGGCCTTAGTTCCTTATTTTCACCTATGGGGATGAGAAGGTGGGGGAGGTGTCTCTctcactcctgcctccctccccagcgcTGTGGACACCCCTCGCCTTCCCTAGCTCCCTCCAGTCAGCCACACCTTGGCCCAGGTTGGGACAGATGTGATTTCCACAGGGGCCTTCTGCAATTCCCCctttctgcctcctctcccccactCCTGAGCGCCCTTCCTCTGCCTGTGTCCTCTCTCCAGCCTCTCTAggtccccaccacctccccccagCACCTGCCCTTTGGCCACGTACCTGGGCAGGCAGCAGACagcaagaagaggaggaagatggtgGCAGGCAGAGCTTGGAGGACTCCCGGACCCCCAGGCATCTTCTCCCGGTGGGTTGGTTTGTCTGAGTTGCAGCAGTCCCGGCGAACCAGATCCCACCCCAGACCCCGCCCCacttcctgcccagccctgccggAGATGGGCTCCACTGGTCCCTGCTGCTGGGACCTTGGGCCGTCAGGCCTGGGGACAGCCCCTGCCATATGCCTCAGGCCTGCCATATGCTTCAGGCCGAGAGTGCAGAGGAACTGTTCCCTGCACCTGTGGTGGCCGCAATTCCCCTGAGGCGTGGCTGCCTGTTTGGGGGTGTTGGCGGGTAAGAGGATGGGTTAGTCTAGTCTCGGGAAGGAAGCTGAGGGAGCCAGAGTTTTGGGTGGCTGCTGGGGACAGGGTGGTGATTCTGAGCTtgacctctgcccctccctggacTTGGGCAACCTTGTTCCCTCTCTGACCCTCTGTTTCTTGGATTCTTGGGGTTGGAAACAAGGACTTAAAGGGGTTGTTGCATGTACAGCCTTGaccacagggcctggcccatagcaggtgctcaggaaatgttagTCACTGTCAATGATCATGAGGAATACATAAGGCAGGCCACTAGATGGTcacttccctcctcccagccctggcatttTTAATCTGCAAGATGATGATCAGAATACCTCCCTGGCCTTGTGACAGGAGCTGGTGTTCCTGGTGCCCAAGGAGTGAGAGCCGTGATCAGCTCTTTGTTGGAGTTCTTTGATATTGGCCTCCCCACAGCTGGGCAAGGGGAGGCcgccattttacagaggaggaaaccgaggccctgAGAGGGGAGGTTGTCCCTTTTCCAGTGTCATAGTCTGGGAGTGGTGGAGCATGGATTGATCCAGTCACCTTTGTGTGACTCCCAGGTTCCTTTGAGCCTGTCATTTGAGACCAGGTAGGAGGGAAGTGAGGTctcagtggggacagtggggttGTGGAGATATTTGTGAGCAGCTGGGggacctatacacacacacatggagaCACATAGAGAAAAGTTCATTGCAGGGAGATTTTTGGTAGCAAAAATTGATAAGCTAAGGGAAAGTTCATTTACAGGAGAATCAATGCATAAATTGTGGCGCAGTCAGCCAACAGAACACTAGAGTAGGGGAAAGTGTCCATATGTCTGCATCTCAGAAACAtgaacatgagaaaaaaatactgtgGTATGATACAGTTGACTTACTTCCAAAAGACAAAACAGCACCGTGTGTGGCTTAGGGACATACATGGGGAGTGACACATGCCCAGTTCCTGAGTGGGGCTACCTCTGGGGACAGcgaggagggctggggctgggaaaggacacagaggactttgtctattttggttttatttcctgTTACTTTTTTAACTGGGTGCTGGGTTCATAGGTTTTTCTTACCCTATTGTGAATACTGTTTTGCATGCCTGagatatttcctaattttaaaaaagtacaacTGTCACCCACACTGAAGAGCATGAGCCTCAAGGATTCTAGATTCCTGGGTTCACATCTCAGATCTGCCAACTGACCGGTTCatctgagcctgtttcttctcGTGTAACGTGGGCACAATCTCTCACTTTGTGATACCATGGATATTCTAAAGTGCACCTAGCACACGACCTAGGACCCACTTCTCTCTGGCGCTGGGGACCAGGGACCCGTGTTCCATTGGGTCCCAAGCTGTGTGGCAGGTCTTCAATCCCTCTGTGCTTAGTTCCTCCTCCTGACTCCCTCCCAGGAATAAGCCTGGCTCCAGACCCAGAAGCCCTAGGACTTCACCCTCTTCAGCATCATTCTGCAGCTGAGCCTGTTTCCAGGCCTTGGCTGCCCCCTAGTGGCTACAGAGCCAAGGCTGCCAGATTGCAGGCCCACGTGGCTCATGAAGGAAGCCCCACCTCCACTTATGGCACCGGGCCGCACATGGACCAGACCCTAGGCCAGGGAGTGTAACCCTTTGGGCCATTTTCTCATTTCCCTCACTTTTGAGGCATAGTGTCCTGTAGCAGCCAGGCCAAGGGATAGAGCTGGTTTGCTTGGGTTCAACTGATGGCTCTAGCTACCCTCTAGCCATTGGACAACCAGCAAATCTCCCATCCTATGACTTACTTTCCCTTTCTCCAAAATGTGGTGCTTTTGGgcacctacttcacagggttgctaAGTGTATATAATGTAGTTGTAAAGTGCCTGGCTTTAAGTGCTAAGCACAAATCTTTCAGCCCTGACATCTTCCTGCTGGTGTAGGCACATCAAAGGAGGTGACTGGAATGAGGTCTATCCCTCCGCGACTCCGTCCTTACTCCAGGACAAGCCACCCCCGTGGTGCCTGGGCCACTGCTTAACCACGCattcttttttctcactttctgaTAATTGCAAAGACAAGATGTGGGGGAGGCACTAGGGCCTCCTCACCCAAGCCCAGCCGGGACATCTTGCCCATTCAGGGAGGAACTGAGAAGGCTCTGCCAGCTGCTGGGCACACAGCCACCCAGGGACCCCTGCGCCCCCTTCCacaagggaagggaggaagtgcTTCTTCCTCATGCCCGCAAAGAGCATCTGGATCAAGAGAGAACAAGACCAGGATTACGAATGAGGCAATTTATTAACCCAGCATCCTTTGTTCTAATGCTTCTTGTTGGCAGCTGCCACCTGTAGGAAAGATGGAAGAGTTAAGATCAACCATGGGTCTCTGCTGGGGCACTTTGTAATAGCCACGTACTACCCACCAGACCCTGGGCACCCCGACTCATGGTTTCAAATGCATTCATCTCCCGAAACCCTCACGATTGCAGGCAtgttcctattttacagacaTGTAAACTAGGACTCAAGAGAAGGGCGTGGAAGAGCAGGAGTCCAACTTCCGCCCACCGCCCCACGTGAGGGGAAGAACAACCATCAGCACTGATGGCTGTGCCGGGCCCCACTCTGCCTGGAAGAGCTTTCTCCTTCCAGGTCATCCCCAACTCCCAGAGGGCTGACATCTTCCATTCTTTGTGACACTCAACTAAGTGACTAAATACTCCACGGCTGCTAGAAGGCCTGTGCCaatgacagaaataaaaccagTGTCAAGCTCATGCCAGGCCCTAGGAGCTCCTGCGGAACTGTATGAAGCTCTGACTCCTCACCACTGCCCGAGGTGGGCCAGAGTAGACCTCTACAGACAGGGAGCCTGTGGCTCCAGAGGTGAAGCCACCCTGCCCCAAGGTGTCGGCAACCCGAATGTGGGTGGAGATGTGGACTCTGGGGCCTAAGCTAGTCTGCCTCCCCATCTCCACCTCTCCCAAGCTGCCCCTGTCCAACATTCGGTAAGCACGAAGCAGACATGGCAGCCAGAGTCCGTAAGTAGGCTGACCTGGGAAGAGGGAGTCACGTGTGTGGGTGCAGCTATGTGCCCTGCAGAAGCCAAGTGGCACCCTGGGCCTGGGTTCCCTCTACCCCAGCACCCAGATTTCCAAGCAGCTTGAGTAGGAAAGCCAGTCAGAAATGTCCTTTTTCTCCTGTCCCTGGGCAGCCCTCCTCTGAACCCCACCACCCCGGGCTATGCCTTCCAAGGGAGAAAGTAAGCCAGATCTAGTGACAAAGCACAAGTCCCCAGAGACTAAGTACCCATCCCTGGCCCACGGACAGTCCTTACCTGTCCGGCGATTCTGTCCAGATCTCTCTGTCCCTGAGGTGTCAGTTTGCGGCCCCTGCAGGAGGGAAGGATCATGCAGTCCGTGAGCTCAGGTTctcagccccttccctcctggtCATGAGCCAGGCTTCCCAAGAAGGCACCTAGCTATGGGACCACATGATGCCAGCCAAATCCCACTGAGGGCCCAGGTTGGCTGCAATCTAAGGAGCTGGGAGCAGGAGTGGGAGCCCCCCTGAGAGCTGACAGGGTGTTGTTTGTGCAAGCATTAGATCAAAGCCCCGAAAAATCAATTGGGAAAAGTTAACGAGCAGGCTAATGAAAGTGGACAGTCGCTAAATTACCTTCCCGGAGCTCGGGGTAGTCAGCCAGAGAGGTCGGGGTGAGGCCCTTCGCTGTTCGCTTTTCTGCAGAATCCCCTGCCTGCCTCCGAGGACAGGCCTGGCACCTGCACCTCTCTATTCATGGGGACTATGGGGGTGGTGCCCGACAACTTCATTATAGGTAACCTGGGGGTACTGACCCCTACCCTGCTTACCCATCTTGATCCTTTTCCACCATTTTCAGCCCTTCCAGGGCTTGGAGGACCCTGCGGGCCACACTCTTGGAGCCTCGGCTAAAGTGGCTGGGCATGACGCCATTTCTCTGACGTCCCCCGTAGATCTTGGTCATGGAGCCAACCCCAGCGCCGCCCCGGAGGTACAGGTGCCGTGCTGTGGAAGCTGGGGGCAGAGTAAGAGGGAGACTTGAGGATGCTTCTCAGGCAGAGGAGTCTCCTTTCCACAGCTGAGGCAAGGGCCTGTTCAAGGCCACACATAATTCCATGTCTGTGTCGACAGctaaatttcaccattttataaGGAGAGAAACTGACTAAGACCTGGACCTGACCgatctctctccctgtccctgaCCCCCAGCTAGCTCTCCCATGGCCCTGCGCTCTGGGTGGGGCACCCCTTCTTTGAGACTGACTTCTTTTGCTGTTACAGCCTTAGCAGGGCCGCTGTGAGGTTGAACATGAGGCGCTGCAAGGGTGGAGCCTAGCAAATGTTTAAGAAGCTGTGACCATCTCCATGTGCCCCAAAGAGGCAGGATAGTGGAGAAGGAACCTACTGCCAGAGTGTATTCTATGGGCCACATCAGTTTGGAGGGCCTAGGATGacaccaggggcagggcagacatCCTCTGCAGTGCATGCTCACCGCGTGCAATGTGCATCACTCCCCCGCTTCTCCCCAAATGTACACAGGAGTTACTGTCCCTAGACTGGCCTCGTAAGTCCCTGGTCCACCCTGGCCACCCTCCCTGCCTGCAAGGCAAGCCCAGCAAAAGCCAGTTGAGATGCTAGCCTCCTCAGTAATGCTCACACAGggtctgccaggccctgtgccaaaTGCTTCTCACACATTCTCTCCTGATGTACTGAGATGGCCTCAGGAGCTGGATTGATGGTGCGGCCTTAGACAAGTCACCTAATCTCACCCGAGGACCAGGAGTAACAGTCTTTCAGACTGCAGCTATCGTGAGGACGGAACAGGTACACGTCATGTGCTATTCTTTGTAGAAAGGGACACTGAGGCTCCAGAGGGTACTTACTAGCTCCCCATCACATAGCTCTGGAGGGACCACCCTGGTTCTGCCACTGTGTGTGAAGGCACGGGGGCCTGAGATGCAGAAGCACCCAGATTTCAACCATCACACGGTCCTGCCTGGTTGGGGAGCACAGGGTAGGGACTCTGGTCTATCCCTGGGGCCCAAAGACCAAGAAATGGCCTAACCCCGCCCAAGTGACTTCTCTCCATTAGCTCTGAAGATGAAGTAAGGGAACTGGGGATTCATTTCTCCAGTTAACTACTAAGAACCAGGTGCCAGGCAGTGTCATGTGTGCGCGCTTGGGTGGGACTGACGACGTGAGGGGAGCTGTTCCTCCCCTCCAGCTGCCTCTGCCCAGAAGCAGTCCCTGCACACTtgctcccagcctcctgccctgagATCATCTCCAGATACAGCCAGCCCTCCCCTAGGTAGCTGCAGATTTCACCagccacagatcaaaaatattcaggggaaaaaaatacaacaattaaaaaaaaatttagccgggtgccatggctcatgcctgtaatcctagcactctgggaggctgaggcgggtggatcgctcgaggtcaggagtttgagaccagcctgagcaagagcgagacccccgtctctactaaaaatagaaagaaattatctggccaactaaaaatatatacagaaaaaattagctgggcatggtggcgcatgcctgtagtcccagctactcgggaggctgaggcagaaggatcgcttaagcccaggagtttgaggttgctatgagctagcctgacactacagcactctctagcctgggcaacagagcgaaactctgtttcaaaaaaacaaaaaacaaaaaccccaacaaaTTCAGCACCACTGTTCACATAGCATTGACACTGCATTAACTAATAAAAGTAATCTAGAGAAGTACACGGaaagatgtgcataggttatacgCAAACACTATGCAATTTTATATTAAGGACAAGcattctgtggattttggtaCCAGGGGCCATCTTGGAACCAATTCCCTTAGGGATACTGAGGGACTATACAACCACGCTGTGCTGGGGGCCAAGAGTGCAGCCCCACCATGGTCTCACTGCCTCTGCTCACTTTATTACTTGCACCTTACCCAAGGCCCTACACCTCCTACTCCATTGCCTTGGGACTTCCTATTCCTACAACCCTACCCCTTGGCCAGGCATTAAGTCCCCCACCCGAGCCAGGATCAAGATACTCAGTTGGTGTAAGCCATCTCCCACACTCTTTCTGCCAGGAGAGTGACATCACTGGAAACCTCTATCTTACAAGACTGGCTGAAATGCCCAATAGCCACTGCCGTCCCTCCTACACCTGTACCTGGCTGTGCCCTGGCTCTGGAGAGAGCAGGTTAGCCCCAGAAAGAAGTAAGATGCACACTCCTAAGCCCAGACACCCAAAGATGCTGTGCACCAGAAATGGGACACTCCACACCTCGGTCTTGCTGAGCTGGGACCACAGTGCTCAGACCTCAGATCAGTCTTGGCCTGGAGTCAGCGTGGAAGAGGTAGCCAAGCTCTGGGCTGCCAGGTAGACGGTGGTTTGAAACCCAACGTTGTTCCTCATGAGCAACGCCACAGAATCCACCCATCCTTCAGGTAGATCCTGCCATGGTACCAAAGGAGACGATTTACTTTGAGCACTGGAACCGGCAGAGAATAAGCTCCAATAAAATCTATTAGCTTCTTCAATGGggcttaaaatttttcttaacatcttttaaaaactatctcACATGGAGAACAACCTTTGTCAGATATTTCCAggtcttcctctgcctccccagttCATGCTTTCACCCACTAGAACAGAGAGGAAGGGAATTAACTTTACAAATCACAAGCTGTCAAAACATTGTGTCCTCCAAACATCTTTTCCACCCTCTTCTCACCCCTAGagacccaggccccagccccaccttttGAAGTGGAGCTGTGCAAATCCGGGCCACCTTAGATGGTATTTATGACAGTAAGCCAGGAGCTGTCACAAACAGCTTCTCCTGCAGTCCCTCCATAGGCATTCTGTTCCTCTCCTGCATGTCTTTGGGAAGGCAACTCACTCCCCCAGGAAACCCTGTCCAGGAGTCACCCCCTCTCCCAGAAGTACAAAGCAGGGGCAAAGCAGGCCACCCCTGTCAAGTCCACAGTTACGGGAGAATAGCTGTGTGTTCCTACCGGGCCAAGGGCAGATCAAACAAGCAAGGCTTCTCAAGAATTGTCACAGCTCAGCACCCAATAATTTATTAAGATTGATGGCCCCATCCTAACTGAGtcaaaaagaggagaaagaaacccTCCCAGGTACTTTGCCCTGACCCTTCTCTGCCAAACTTATAAGAAAAAACCACTTCCCTGACCTCCACTCATCCCTTAACTCAATCTTGTGATACCCCCCAGGCCTCATGCCTTCCGCCAACATAGCCTAAGT
Coding sequences within:
- the CD79A gene encoding B-cell antigen receptor complex-associated protein alpha chain; its protein translation is MAGLRHMAGAVPRPDGPRSQQQGPVEPISGRAGQEVGRGLGWDLVRRDCCNSDKPTHREKMPGGPGVLQALPATIFLLFLLSAACPGPGCQALWVDKGPPSVTVSVGDKARLPCQYNDSRKNVTVTWFRIIQGNHSWPPERIGYGHNLTGELTIPNVNKSHGGMYRCLVHEEGEPHQHSCGTYLRVREPPPRPFLDMAEGTKNRIITAEGIILLFCAVVPGTLLLFRKRWQNEKFGVDVQDDYEDENLYEGLNLDDCSMYEDISRGLQGTYQDVGSLNIGDVQLEKP
- the RPS19 gene encoding 40S ribosomal protein S19; this translates as MPGVTVKDVNQQEFVRALAAFLKKSGKLKVPEWVDTVKLAKHKELAPYDENWFYTRAASTARHLYLRGGAGVGSMTKIYGGRQRNGVMPSHFSRGSKSVARRVLQALEGLKMVEKDQDGGRKLTPQGQRDLDRIAGQVAAANKKH